A DNA window from Cydia splendana chromosome 24, ilCydSple1.2, whole genome shotgun sequence contains the following coding sequences:
- the LOC134802402 gene encoding uncharacterized protein LOC134802402 isoform X2 gives MKATKLSENCHSRRMIGVKYTYKRESEWRTWREVTYPKKKKEVICYKCQNIVNLAESNCTNCHVGGYWVIEDKQPRCSYEILSFKNNNELCVAHFWQFNKAKSNSCPAAIPLNEISSCGVPMITKYVVNADYSKNVSERTLSAICQTRERCEFSTVYSVNPESIVFRIINTTNNIIYSRIMKRNRKKYVCVDNCGIFNFDTLSATRKEDHLVLNLLNSNKKKRDNPRAEKNKYTRQNLKSNNGAFNKNDLLVYNNNYNYEQPLDRGQSTTPNPPMCKQILLRELYRDLNDENFT, from the exons ATGAAAGCAACCAAGCTGTCTGAAAATTGTCATTCACGTA GGATGATTGGAGTCAAGTACACGTACAAAAGGGAGTCTGAGTGGAGGACATGGAGAGAAGTAACTTATCCCAAAAAGAAAAAGGAAGTAATATGTTACAAGTGTCAAAATATCGTAAATTTAGCTGAAAGTAATTGTACCAACTGTCACGTAGGCGGATATTGG GTAATTGAGGATAAGCAGCCACGATGTTCCTATGAAATACTttcctttaaaaataataacgagTTGTGTGTGGCTCATTTTTGGCAGTTCAATAAAGCGAAGTCAAACTCATGCCCAGCTGCGATTCCCTTAAATGAAATATCTAGTTGTGGAGTTCCAATGATAACAAAATATGTAGTCAATGCGGATTACTCGAAAAATGTTTCTGAACGCACTTTATCCGCCATTTGTCAAACGCGGGAAAGGTGCGAATTTTCAACTGTTTATTCT GTAAACCCAGAAAGCATAGTATTCAGAATTATAAATACAACAAACAACATAATTTATTCTAGAATCATGAAAAGGAACAGGAAAAAATACGTGTGCGTCGATAACTGCGGCATATTTAATTTCGACACTCTGAGTGCTACAAGAAAAGAGGACCACTTAGTTTTAAACCTTTTAAATTCGAATAAAAAGAAACGTGACAACCCTAGGGctgaaaaaaacaaatatacgCGCCAAAACTTGAAATCAAATAACGGTGCGTtcaataaaaatgatttattagTATACAATAATAACTATAACTATGAACAACCATTAGATAGAGGACAGAGTACGACACCCAATCCACCAATGTGCAAACAAATACTTTTAAGAGAACTTTACCGTGATTTGAACGACGAAAATTTTACATAA
- the LOC134802402 gene encoding uncharacterized protein LOC134802402 isoform X1, protein MFKLCLIITFLNYLPINLARSIESDVDYLPHYVSDLAMSSDLEQQLKKKLDLKKKREERLHKLNEHIAKDTEYFEEIPHFAVNSFKSIRGKQSRIENAFKKIVGMIGVKYTYKRESEWRTWREVTYPKKKKEVICYKCQNIVNLAESNCTNCHVGGYWVIEDKQPRCSYEILSFKNNNELCVAHFWQFNKAKSNSCPAAIPLNEISSCGVPMITKYVVNADYSKNVSERTLSAICQTRERCEFSTVYSVNPESIVFRIINTTNNIIYSRIMKRNRKKYVCVDNCGIFNFDTLSATRKEDHLVLNLLNSNKKKRDNPRAEKNKYTRQNLKSNNGAFNKNDLLVYNNNYNYEQPLDRGQSTTPNPPMCKQILLRELYRDLNDENFT, encoded by the exons ATGTTTAAGTTGTGTTTAATAATAACGTTTCTAAATTATTTACCAATAAATTTGGCACGTTCAATAGAAAGTGATGTAGATTACTTGCCGCATTATGTTTCCGATTTAGCTATGAGCTCCGATCTAGAGCAACAGTTGAAAAAAAAGCTTGATctaaaaaagaaaagggaagaAAGACTTCACAAATTAAACGAACATATAGCTAAAGACACTGAATATTTTGAGGAAATACCTCATTTTGCAGTAAACAGTTTTAAGAGTATAAGGGGCAAGCAATCAAGAATTGAAAATGCTTTCAAAAAAATTGTAGGGATGATTGGAGTCAAGTACACGTACAAAAGGGAGTCTGAGTGGAGGACATGGAGAGAAGTAACTTATCCCAAAAAGAAAAAGGAAGTAATATGTTACAAGTGTCAAAATATCGTAAATTTAGCTGAAAGTAATTGTACCAACTGTCACGTAGGCGGATATTGG GTAATTGAGGATAAGCAGCCACGATGTTCCTATGAAATACTttcctttaaaaataataacgagTTGTGTGTGGCTCATTTTTGGCAGTTCAATAAAGCGAAGTCAAACTCATGCCCAGCTGCGATTCCCTTAAATGAAATATCTAGTTGTGGAGTTCCAATGATAACAAAATATGTAGTCAATGCGGATTACTCGAAAAATGTTTCTGAACGCACTTTATCCGCCATTTGTCAAACGCGGGAAAGGTGCGAATTTTCAACTGTTTATTCT GTAAACCCAGAAAGCATAGTATTCAGAATTATAAATACAACAAACAACATAATTTATTCTAGAATCATGAAAAGGAACAGGAAAAAATACGTGTGCGTCGATAACTGCGGCATATTTAATTTCGACACTCTGAGTGCTACAAGAAAAGAGGACCACTTAGTTTTAAACCTTTTAAATTCGAATAAAAAGAAACGTGACAACCCTAGGGctgaaaaaaacaaatatacgCGCCAAAACTTGAAATCAAATAACGGTGCGTtcaataaaaatgatttattagTATACAATAATAACTATAACTATGAACAACCATTAGATAGAGGACAGAGTACGACACCCAATCCACCAATGTGCAAACAAATACTTTTAAGAGAACTTTACCGTGATTTGAACGACGAAAATTTTACATAA
- the LOC134802420 gene encoding zinc finger imprinted 3-like: MFKQKNKALPSMTNQTRNHCEICEETIIGGPRNFKAHLFKHGVIKPRFECKHCPSQFFSSDKFKRHMKSHDRNHCKICDKTVIGSTYKFNSHLYKHGVVKSRFECKYCPKQFFRSDAFERHMKSHEGSQKKFTCDYCGRSFVDKRNLIYHFKVHDDSFHGRPDIQFKCDACGVFYCENRLLQHHIRRKHFNLQVKEVLYHKKNLNETWVEAVNDSKNYVKMTKVNNNVITIKKCVKEEHSLNKVQTHDLAPLLYSGRQYAKGKCDYCNKEMLKKSLRLHIQEKHLNVRKFNCDTCKRTFKRHYQLVDHECGKIRRRKRRNKVTVTGDDSGNK; this comes from the coding sequence ATGTTCAAGCAGAAAAACAAAGCCCTGCCAAGCATGACCAACCAAACCAGGAATCACTGTGAAATATGTGAAGAAACTATAATAGGTGGGCCGCGTAACTTCAAAGCACATTTATTTAAACACGGTGTTATTAAACCCCGGTTCGAGTGTAAGCACTGCCCTAGCCAGTTCTTCAGTTCCGACAAATTTAAACGCCATATGAAATCACATGATAGGAATCACTGTAAAATATGTGATAAAACTGTAATAGGTAGCACGTATAAgtttaactcacatttatataAACACGGTGTTGTTAAATCTCGATTCGAGTGTAAGTACTGCCCTAAGCAGTTCTTCAGGTCTGATGCATTTGAACGCCATATGAAATCACATGAGGGGTcgcaaaaaaaatttacttGCGATTATTGTGGTCGAAGTTTTGTTGATAAAAGAAATCTAATTTACCATTTTAAAGTCCATGATGACTCGTTCCACGGCCGGCCAGATATTCAGTTTAAATGTGACGCCTGCGGGGTTTTTTATTGTGAGAACAGGCTGCTACAACATCACATCAGAAGAAAGCATTTTAATTTACAAGTCAAAGAAGTACTGTaccataaaaaaaacttaaacgAGACGTGGGTCGAAGCTGTAAATGACTCTAAGAACTATGTGAAGATGACTAAAGTGAATAACAATGTGATTACTATCAAAAAATGTGTGAAAGAAGAGCATTcacttaacaaagtgcaaaCACATGATTTAGCACCATTATTGTATTCGGGCCGGCAATATGCTAAAGGAAAATGTGATTATTGCAATAAAGAGATGTTAAAGAAAAGCCTGCGGCTGCATATACAAGAGAAACATTTAAATGTCCGTAAATTTAATTGTGATACGTGCAAGAGGACTTTTAAGCGACATTATCAGCTTGTGGATCATGAATGTGGAAAAATTAGGAGGCGGAAGCGGAGAAACAAAGTCACAGTGACAGGGGATGACTCAGGAAATAAATGA